From the genome of Nicotiana tabacum cultivar K326 chromosome 17, ASM71507v2, whole genome shotgun sequence:
aattaaaatttcACAATAGGGGTAAAAGTATATAAATAGGAAAACATAGATAGTGTGGGaatatttatactttaaattaatttaaggataaatatattaaaataatactcaaaaatattattgatagatTTAAATACCGAAAAAGCTATGAGTAAGAGGATACAAGtataaaaatacattaaatattaggaataaaaaaattatatttatatatgatTATTAAAAGGGTAATAAGCAAGAAATTAAATCAATTGGTAAGCTAATAAAAgatcacaaaaaaaatataacaatatTAAGTAATGAATAATGCAACAACTATAAGCAAATAttaaatagcaacaacaacaacaacccgcTATAATCCCACGTGTGGGGTATTGGGAGGgaagtgtgtacgcataccttacccctagcTTGACCCgggaggggtagagaggctgtttcaaAGCAAAGATTAAATAGAAATTTTTTTGAGTGAAAATGTAAAAGGATAAGACTTATTCGACTTTGAGGTAAAACATAAAGTGGTAGTAAGAATTTTGTTAGAACAATATGCTCAAATAAGACATATTATAACGTGatgttttattaaaaccaaagaaaaaatagaaaaaaaaatcgttgttctgtcttatttttcaaaaaaaaataaaaaaaataaaatatatatatatatatatatataaaggaaaatagtttatcttcccctgaaaatgacaatatGAGAAACAGTTTCATGTCCAGCTTCTTAATTGATATCTAATAATTATATGTAAATTTTATCTGGAAGGTTTAAATTTTAACGTAATTTGCATATAATCCAAATAATTtatattataatttgatatttgtcCAAGCATCGTGCATGTACTAATACTAGTATCTATATATAATAGGAGAGACAACCAAGGAGAAGATGACAAGTGTCATCACCAGAAAAAACTCAattttaaaaagcaaaataaataaataaaatacttgGCAAAATTCAAGGATAGGACGATAAGCGTCATCACCAGAATATTTTAAtcttaaaaatcaaaataaataaataaattatttagcaatattaataaataaaaaaatgcatGGAGCAAAATACTTAGCAAAAATTAATAAAGTAAATTAAATGATAGGATAAATAATACAATTTTTTGAAATTAgtgtaaagaaaaaataaatatacatatatttttataacAATATTTATAACCTAAGATCAAATTGAAAAGCTAAGATTTCATTAGATAAGTAATACAATACTTTTTTAATTAGTGTAAAAGAAAACAATCTTggatatataattaatttttaagtttattgcattaaaaatcaattaaaaagaTAGCCAAAATCTAAGAGAGGGAAAATAAGTTATTGCATATATATTAGTTaccaaaattttaggagatataattaattttttactcTTATTGCATTAAAATGTAGGAGATTTgcgcaaaaaaaaaaacttattgaGCAATGGCAAGTGGCTTATTATTAGGCTGACACATGGTTTAATATGGATAtgttttgaattaatttttaaaaaatcacgTAAAGTAactaaatattattgataaatttacataactaaaaattgagaaaataaaatttaaaattaaattatttttgaagagtaacaaaatatatatcttctatattACATTAAAAATAGagtagtagacaaaaatattaaacaaaataatatattaatacaaatttatattaaaaatataaaacattggataatataataaaattatacaaaataaaaatattattcgaTAATTATATAAGAGATTTTTTTCATCAACTTTATAAGAGATTacaattgaaatttattaaaataatatgatgtAATTTGTTCACACAATCTTGatcaaaattaatttaattagtattttttaatattgacggGTACTATTACTAGTAAATAAATACGTCCTCAAGCTCTTCCCTCTCCACCACACCCACCCCCTCACTTCTTCTCCGCTTCACTCCTCCATTAGGGTCTCAAATTTTCCTCTTTATTCTCCAGAAAAAACTACCAAGATTCAATCTTTTTtattaaaaacccaaaaaagcTACCAAGATTCAATTAAGAtcacaaaacaagaaaaaaaccaaaaacccAAATCATGAAATTCCAATTAGAAGACATAACAGTTTACTTCCCATATGACAACATATACCCAGAACAATACTCATACATGTTAGAACTCAAAAGGGCCTTAGATGCAAAAGGCCATTGTCTTCTTGAAATGCCAACAGGCACTGGAAAAACCATAGCTTTACTTTCCTTAATCACAAGTTACAGACTTTCAAAACCCTCAAGCCCAATTAAGCTTCTTTACTGTACAAGAACTGTACATGAGATGGAAAAAACATTAGCCGAGCTTAAATTATTGTATAATTATCAGTTGCAGCAGTTCGGGCCGGGGGCCCGGATGCTGGCAATCGGGCTTTCGTCAAGGAAGAATTTGTGTGTGAACCCGAATGTTGTTTCTGCTGAGAATAGAGATTCTGTTGATGCTGGTTGTAGGAAATTGACTGCTAGTTGGGCTAGAGCACTTGCTATTGAAAACCCTAATGTTCCAACTTGTCCATTTTTTGAGAATTATGATGCTGCTGATAAGGCTGGTACTTCCACTTTGCCTGCTGGCGTTTATACTTTGCAGGTATTTAAGTTATACGCACTGACATTGTAATACATTTTTATAGTGTTAGTGTAATTTAACCTATTATAGTAGGTTACTTACCATTTATTTCAGGTTACTAATTAATGCTTGTTGGACAGAGTTAGTTACCTACAATTGCCTTTTAAATGACCTGATCGTGTAAATATTTTCTACACTGACAATGCATCAGTGCATGCAACTTAAACTCATGAATGACTATGCCTCGATCAAATTAGTTGGAGTTGGCTGGCCCCAGGCTTTGGTATAGTGAAATGAGCTTAGTGCGTGTTTTGTCGGTTAGGCGCATGTCACGGGTTTGAACCATGTCACAGACGAAAGTGTGGTGTTTAAGTGGGGAATGGTAGAGGAGCGGACTCATTATCCGCCGAGTTTGGTGCCTTGCGCCATTGGCCCTTTGGTTATTAAAAAAAAGTTGGAGTTTGGCTATATGAATCTGATTCAAAGTTAGACTATTTTTAAGCTTCCATCAACCTATTGGAACACTCCCATTTCATCTAGTTATGCTTTTGTGAAGCTCACATAGGCAGAGTTAGGAAAAAGACACTTTTTTGCTTGCACCAGCTGGGAAACAAATTGGTCATTGTTGATATTGCTTTTTGTGAAGGATGCAATGACAATTGTGTCTAATCTACTTTGGTTTGAGAAGGGGTCATAGAGAAACACCTGAATTTGCAACCGGAAGAGAGATAAGACTTGTTTTTTCATTGCATTCTATGGTCTAAGGGCTGATCCTTGACTAGAACTTTTACTGTCATTATTGAGTCAAGTTTGATTGCTTATGCTTTCGTGTTAAAGTGGGTGCCCAAGTTTGCATATGTTCCTGTAAGATTGTTAGAAAGAGAACCGGGTTATAAAGAAGCGCTTAAATTTGCAGTGTTGAAGAGATGTGACTAGTTTTTGCACTGCATCCCATGCTTCATGGACTGATTCTTGACCAGAAATTTCTCTGTCTATGTTTGAGTCAagttttgttgttgatattttctCTGATAACGGAGGTGCTCGAGTTTGCATATATCCATGTAAGACGGTTAGTCTCCATTCGTGCAGGAGCTCATTGTTTGGCAATGATTTTTTTGGAGGATACAAAGACATCCGTTATATCCAATTcaatttggcttgagaagtgcTTGTATTTGCAGTGGCGAAATGAGATATACTTGTTTGGAAATTGCATTCTATGCTCTAAAGATTGATTCTTGACTAGAATTTTTTGCTCTAGTCAAGTTTTATACTCTGTATTCTTCTCTGTTGATGGAGGTGCTCAAGTTTGCATATGTTCTTGTTAGATGATTAAACTGTATTGTTGCAGGAGTTAAGGATGTACGGTAAGGAAAAAGGTTGGTGCCCATACTTTTTAGCGCGGCATATGGTGCAGCAGGCAAATGTTGTGGTTTATAGCTACCAATACCTGCTTGATCCCAAGGTTGCTGGTATTATATCAAAGGAGATGGAGAGAGAGTGTGTTGTGGTGTTTGATGAGGCCCATAATATAGACAATGTATGCATTGAGGCACTTAGTGTTAGTGTGAGGAAGCAGACGCTTGAAGGGGCAACAAGGAATCTCAGTAGGATGTCTCAGGAAATTGAAAGGTAATTGTTACGTTAGGTAAGCTTCTTATGAGTGCTACTTGTTATCTTCCTGCACCGGGAATGCTTAACTTCGCATGTTGATGTTGTTTGTTTTGCACTTAGCCCCACAAAATTTAAATACTTGTTCTATACTATAATGTTGATTTTAGTGATAATCGCCGGGACATTTTGTGTCCATGCCCCCCTTCATGCTGAACCATAGTTTGCATATTCTTACGTACACAAAATAGAAGTATAAATTTGCTAATACCATTTGAATTCTTTACTTATGCTGTAGTTCTTTTGGTTAAGTTTTAAGCATATTTGGAGTACCTCAGAGATTGTTCAGCCTTAGCATATATGATGTTATCATCTGTTATAATCTATAACCCCCTCCCCACAAGCCCCGAAAAGGAAAatacgtaaagaagaagaaagaaaagtagACAAGTGCTGAATACCATGTTTGTCTAACATCTTGCATGGTAGGAAGGCTGAAGGCCACTGATGCTGGTCGATTGCGAGCAGAGTATAATCGTCTTGTTGAGGGTCTAGCACAAAGACTGCCTGGTATTTTGAATATACTGTCTGTTGACTGAGTACTTCTAATCATGTACTAGTGATATTAACCGAGGTGTTCGCTCATCTATTTCTTCTTTGTTATAGCTCAGGATGTATGGCTTGCTAATCCTGCCTTACCTGATGACATCATGAAGGAAGCGGTGCCTGGAAATATAAGGCGAGCAGAGCACTTCTTATCTGTTTTGCGAAGATTTGTCCAGTATCTTAAAGGGCGTCTTGACACTGAAAATGTGGAAAAGGAGGGTCCTGTTGCCTTTGTTGCTTCTATTACTACACAAGTTGGAATCGACCAAAAGATGTTAAAATTTTGTTATGATAGGCTTCACTCTCTTATGTTAACCCTGGAGATAACTGATACAGATGAGTTTCTGCATGTGCAAACTATTTGTGACCTTGCAACGTTGGTAGGGACGTACTCTCGGGGCTTTTCAATTATAATTGAACCTTTTGACGAGAGAATGCCACATATTCCTGATCCTGTCCTTCAGGTGCGTGTTTGCTGCTCATGAGGCAACTGTGGACGTATTTGTCTTATAATAGCTCAAGCTAGTCTAAGTTTGCAACATATATCTCTTGATTTAATTTgggattttttccatttttagcccGGCGGCAGAAAATAATTACAGGCGGTAGCGCAAATATACAAAGCATATTTACACTTAATATAGAAAACATATACATTtgcgttttttttttgttgggcggcccaaaaatgttattttcCCATTGATTTATCTGTATCAGAAATTATTGGTCTTAGTTTCTTCGGAACATTTTATCATGGAGATATTGGATATTTCTAGTGCTCTTGTTTTGTTAGTTGTTCTTCAGGCACTTACTATTATGCCACCCCTTATCTATCCGAGAATGGTGTCCATTTGTCTTGCTTTGACtaatcttatttttcttttaatgatTGTCTCAATTGGTCTAATAGTAATCCGTGTTCTGTAATGAAATTTTTTTTTCTAAGAATATTGTTACTATTACTATATCGAAATACATTCAACTATAAAGATGTCTCAGTCGACAGTGATCTTTCAGTAGTTGTTTTACTATTAGTGTTCAATTTCCTTACCTCAGAAATAATTTGGCATGCCAGCTTACCTGTCACGATGCTTCTCTCGCCATAAAGCCCGTTTTTGAACGATTCCAATCTGTTGTTATTACATCCGGGACCCTTAGTCCAATTGATCTCTACCCGCGTCTTCTCAATTTCAATCCGGTAGTTAGTCGAAGCTTCAAGATGTCTTTGACAAGGGATTGCATATGCCCAATGGTCCTTACACGGGGAAGGTAAATCTTTGAACCAGTTGTTGACCCTATAATTATACTAGTCTCAACCCCAACCCCCTTCGGGTTTGGTATATGTTATCTGTTCTGTATTTGTGTTAATTTCAGTGATCAGCTTCCAGTAAGCACAAAGTATGATCTGAGAAGTGATCCTGGCGTCGAGAAAAATTATGGGAAGCTTTTGCTAGAAATGGTGTCTGTCGTTCCAGATGGCGTTGTCTGTTTCTTTGTCAGTTACTCTTATATGGATGGAATTGTCAATAGTTGGCATGAATCAGGAATATTAAAGGTGTCAGTATACCTTTTATTTTATATGAACTGATTGAGATAATGCTTTACGACTATGCCTTAGCAAACACATGTGGCTCCTTCTCTCTACTGTTTTTTCTTATCGTCGTTATATGATGCAGGATATAATGCAACATAAACTCGTATTTATTGAGACCCAGGATGTTGTAGAGACTACATTGGCTTTGGATAATTATCGCAGGGCTTGTGATAGTGGGAGGGGTGCTGTTTTCTTTTCGGTTGCTAGGTGAATCTTTTTTCGAGTTTATGCATTTAACAATTTTGTACTTCTTCCTTGCGTGTTTCTTCTTTGCCAAACAAAAAATACTATGGGGTCAGTATTTCATTTGTTTCGGCCTTCGGGCGAGTTTGGTTAATTCAGGTCAGCAACTGAATTAACTCAACTTTCGAAAATGGAAAACTGATCTTTGGACAAGAATGAGTTCAAACCcttttcaaaatttatgcttctggtttggtttggttttggccTAATTTATTTTTGAGTTTGCATTTTCTCTCTTTTTGCTTTAAAATATGTCTGTGTTACTGTGCAGGGGAAAAGTAGCTGAAGGTATAGACTTTGATAGACACTACGGCAGGCTTGTGATCATGTTTGGTGTTCCTTTCCAATATACACTAAGCAGGTTAATATCTCTACGTCTTATGCTTCACTTTCATGTACTGAGGTACTTAacttggattttatgtgaattaGAGGATTTACTGTTATTAGAGCTGTCCATTTGGTTGGTTTGGCTTCCATGACTACAATTTAGTTTTTAACAAGACTATGTACCACCAAAATCtcaatttaaaagttaaaatactGCCCTCTTATTAGAGTCACCTGACAAGCAAGATCAATACACTTAAGCTAATTGTTCTCAAGTCATAAGCTTCATCAAAAAGAAACTGTTCTCTTATGATCGAATAATGAATGGATGTTTATCTTTTTAATCAGAGAGAAACTGCAAGAGCATATTCCTTATGATCTAATAATGAAAAGATTATCTTCTTTAATGGGAGAATCTTTTCTCTGATTGAGACGTGTGAACTTATCTATTTAATGCTATAAATTGCACCTTTACCTTGTTAAATTTGCAGAATATTACTTGCACGATTGGAGTATCTTAGGGAGACTTTCCAGATAAAAGAGGGCGATTTTCTTACCTTTGATGCTTTGGTACTTTCAGACTCAGTCAAGTCCTTATAATATTTCTTTGGGACTTCGTTTTGATATAATTAActccatatatacatatatattcagAGGCAAGCTGCTCAATGTGTGGGGCGAGTTATCCGTTCAAAGGCAGATTATGGCATGATGATTTTTGCTGACAAAAGGTTTACTTCTTTGTCTGGGTCATTTCTATAATATTAATAGAACAGACAAGTTGGAAGTGGAATTTACAAAAAGATGCACAAGCAACTGGTTATATGTTTTACAGGACCTCTTATCTATTATCCTAACGTAAAATTAAATAGCTAGCCCTCCTgggtgatttttgttttttgaatatttacttgtcccccccccccccccccacacacacacacacaaacacagaGACacacacccaaaaaaaaaaaattgaaaccaGATGCTTATGATGCCTTGCCTCTTTATCTTGTGATCAGATATAGCCGTCATGATAAGCGGTCTAAGTTGCCTGGATGGATACTTTCTCATTTACGGGATGCTCACTTGAACTTGAGTACAGACATGGCCGTGTACATAGCAAAAGAGGTATATCCTCTTTCCTGTACGCTGTTAATATTCAGATGCAAGAGAACTGTTCTCTGCTCTTAGGAGTGTTCAACTTCTGCAGTTTTTGTGAATTATCAAATGTGCTCTATGTCCTCCTGAAAATTTGCTTTCGTTGTCCTCTCTTTTCTATTCTCGGTCGTAAGGGTCCCAAGGGAAGGGCTAGGTTGTTGGAGTTAGTGTTAGAATGTAACCACACTGGTTAAGGGAATGTGCTGTTGTTTATGGTCTTGGGCAGTTCTCATCGCACGAGCTAACTTCTAAGGTTGAGTTAGGCGCAAAGTTCATTTTCtcaacatggtattagagtcaGATACATCCCTATTCTTGGTTTACCCAATGTTGTGCGCCCTGTTATATTGCTCATGATTCAAATATCTAGTCCCTGAGCATGCAGGGGAAGGGGGTGTTAGAATGTCTCACGTCAGTTAAGGGAACGGGGTGTTAGAATGTCTCACGTTAGTTTAGGGAATGGACTGTTCTGTTGTCTCCTTATATTGTCTTGGACAGAAGCATCAATTTGATTGCATTAGAAGAACTGGCACTTTTTGATTCTTAAACTTTCCTTCTTGTGGATACAGTTCTTGAGGAAAATGGCTCAGCCATATGATAAGAACGGTGCATTGGGCAAGAAAACTCTTTTGTCACAAAAAGACTTGGAGAATATGATCACTGGCCCTGATGGAGAGATGTTGCTTTAGGTGCCAGTACTCAGGCAAAACTTTTTGATGAGAAATCAATTTTGTTCTACGCTCCTGGAATTTTCAGTGTTTTATATGCTGAACAGCAATGTTACTATAGTGTGGCTGCAATAGTTCAAGTTTTCCCACAGTTTGAAGGTTTGGTGAAAAAGGAGCTGATTTTTGTTACAGCTTTGCAGCAACCTTCAGATGGGGCCTAAGTCGATACGTTTAGAGCAGATTTCATTTAACAATCAGAAACCATTGGAACGTTGATGCAAATTTGTACAATTTCGGATCAATGTAACTCTTGGTTTTTTAGAAGTCGGAATAGGTTTTAGGTTGAACATAGCATGGAGGTCGCAAGTCTATTGGCGGAGAAGATGTATTTATTTTCTACATAAGCTGGTTGTGCGAAGTCTGTTCGTGCATAATGTAACAGCGTAACTTAAGGTTCGAGTCCGAGTTGTAGGCAAATGAGCATATAAACACAAATGTATGTGGTGTTGAGTTTTACTTTTATTTCCAAATTGATGTTTATTTTGCATTATTTTTGAAACAGTGTCGACCTATTGTAATATACCCATtggttttcacataaaaaattaaattatttactgttataaaataaatactataaagtagataaactgaagacaagtatagagagaaattgatatattattcaacttcaaattcatgtatataatgaactgaaaactcctctatttatagaaaaaaggaAGCAGCTgtgaggcttttcaggaagcagctgcaaggcttttctttagctgcttgtaagttgtctgcatgagctgcttgcaacctgtctgtttaataagaagctgctgcaaatcatttcattgagttgcttgcaacctgcttgcatcagctgcttgtagataaacttcaatagagtactaaatggataatcttcttcaggaagattatctatagcggagtaataaatgaacatacacaatataattattttcataacattcctcattggatgttcattaaaagataatgtgcctcattaaaacttTACTAGGAAAAAACTatgtgggaaaaaatcctagtgaaggaaaaaaagtacacatatttaataatacgcattgctagctgcctcattaaaaaccttataagaaaaatCCTGTGggaaaaaaaccttagtaaggaaaaaagagtatatcgcgtattttactccccctgaagaaaatcttgtttcaaatatttaagtttccgcattccaatcttgtataccttCTTCTCAAAAGCTGAAGTTgataaagatttagtgaataaatctgccggattgtcacttgaacggatttgttgcacatcagtgtcaccatttttctgaagatcgtgtgtatagaataattttggtgaaatgtgcttcattctatctccttttatgaatcctcccttcaattgggctatgcatgcagcattgtcttcgtataaaattgtgggtcttttatcacattccaacccatatttttctcgaataaaatgaatcattgatctcaaccatatgcattccctacttgcttcatgaataattattatctcagcatgatttgaagaagtagcagcaatagattgc
Proteins encoded in this window:
- the LOC142161633 gene encoding general transcription and DNA repair factor IIH helicase subunit XPD-like, which translates into the protein MKFQLEDITVYFPYDNIYPEQYSYMLELKRALDAKGHCLLEMPTGTGKTIALLSLITSYRLSKPSSPIKLLYCTRTVHEMEKTLAELKLLYNYQLQQFGPGARMLAIGLSSRKNLCVNPNVVSAENRDSVDAGCRKLTASWARALAIENPNVPTCPFFENYDAADKAGTSTLPAGVYTLQELRMYGKEKGWCPYFLARHMVQQANVVVYSYQYLLDPKVAGIISKEMERECVVVFDEAHNIDNVCIEALSVSVRKQTLEGATRNLSRMSQEIERLKATDAGRLRAEYNRLVEGLAQRLPAQDVWLANPALPDDIMKEAVPGNIRRAEHFLSVLRRFVQYLKGRLDTENVEKEGPVAFVASITTQVGIDQKMLKFCYDRLHSLMLTLEITDTDEFLHVQTICDLATLVGTYSRGFSIIIEPFDERMPHIPDPVLQLTCHDASLAIKPVFERFQSVVITSGTLSPIDLYPRLLNFNPVVSRSFKMSLTRDCICPMVLTRGSDQLPVSTKYDLRSDPGVEKNYGKLLLEMVSVVPDGVVCFFVSYSYMDGIVNSWHESGILKDIMQHKLVFIETQDVVETTLALDNYRRACDSGRGAVFFSVARGKVAEGIDFDRHYGRLVIMFGVPFQYTLSRILLARLEYLRETFQIKEGDFLTFDALRQAAQCVGRVIRSKADYGMMIFADKRYSRHDKRSKLPGWILSHLRDAHLNLSTDMAVYIAKEFLRKMAQPYDKNGALGKKTLLSQKDLENMITGPDGEMLL